From a single Sporosarcina oncorhynchi genomic region:
- a CDS encoding malate synthase produces MNLVNEEITHKVFGEGNIVEHKETIITVDFNKDIKKFVYPDAFDEFLTLNNPETAQTFKAIFLKRQQEKEALEKKREDELQIQLLEQQRKDLLKNHRIHESSQIAFWLDEDKQEDIFTDWKISTGTVQSGKNKGQPNSVARLRPNSAGLLTARAADQEETERLILGLFMVDEMFSGNLGEDGIVPTHAEYKIELTEDEAKQMLFWNYYSNKTYPDRTTWNSGKFRYYDNVWTAQILQDIIALKTDEEEINHAKKFLDYFCKMNAIDPTNIPEANGSLRLS; encoded by the coding sequence GTGAATTTAGTCAATGAAGAAATAACTCATAAAGTGTTTGGTGAAGGCAATATTGTCGAACACAAGGAGACAATCATTACAGTTGATTTCAACAAAGATATTAAAAAGTTCGTATACCCCGATGCATTTGATGAATTCCTCACACTCAACAATCCTGAAACTGCACAAACCTTCAAGGCCATCTTCTTAAAAAGACAACAGGAAAAAGAAGCACTTGAGAAAAAACGCGAAGATGAACTGCAAATCCAGTTACTTGAACAGCAACGCAAAGATTTATTGAAAAACCACCGAATTCACGAAAGCTCTCAAATTGCTTTTTGGTTGGATGAAGACAAACAAGAAGACATATTTACCGACTGGAAAATTTCAACTGGTACTGTTCAGAGCGGGAAAAATAAAGGTCAGCCAAACAGCGTAGCGCGTTTGCGTCCGAACAGTGCAGGTCTCCTAACTGCAAGAGCGGCCGATCAAGAGGAAACCGAAAGACTGATCCTTGGACTCTTCATGGTCGATGAAATGTTCTCTGGCAATCTAGGTGAGGACGGAATTGTTCCGACACACGCAGAATACAAAATTGAATTGACTGAAGACGAAGCGAAGCAAATGCTCTTCTGGAACTATTACAGCAACAAGACGTACCCCGATCGCACGACTTGGAACTCCGGTAAGTTCCGTTATTATGATAACGTCTGGACAGCTCAAATTTTACAAGATATTATCGCATTGAAAACCGATGAAGAGGAAATCAATCACGCGAAAAAATTCCTGGACTACTTCTGTAAAATGAATGCGATAGATCCTACTAATATTCCTGAGGCTAACGGAAGCTTACGTTTAAGCTAA
- a CDS encoding SRPBCC family protein codes for MADVSLDFQFTSSVEQVWKALTDSDMLAQWIWKNDFTPVIGEKFQFRSEPNEWWDGIVNGEVLEVEEPHILSYTWASAGETTTITWTLKTGSDGMTHLHFEQTGFSEQTKATKGAIEGAKYSWTNFGEQLKKLIEA; via the coding sequence ATGGCAGATGTATCATTAGATTTTCAATTTACAAGTTCAGTTGAGCAAGTGTGGAAAGCATTAACGGATTCAGATATGCTGGCACAATGGATATGGAAAAATGACTTTACACCAGTTATCGGAGAAAAGTTCCAATTTCGTTCTGAGCCCAATGAATGGTGGGATGGAATCGTCAATGGTGAAGTACTCGAAGTAGAGGAACCCCATATATTATCGTACACATGGGCAAGTGCTGGCGAGACGACTACAATTACTTGGACATTGAAAACAGGTTCAGACGGCATGACACATTTGCATTTTGAACAAACTGGGTTCAGTGAACAAACAAAAGCAACGAAGGGTGCAATTGAGGGAGCTAAATATAGTTGGACGAACTTTGGTGAGCAACTCAAAAAATTGATAGAAGCATAA
- a CDS encoding VOC family protein, with the protein MIRRIDHVGVIVNDLAAAKDFFLNLGLDVLGEAEVDVEVEWIEREMGLTDFRKMIVMLGTQDGETTLELVKFHTLSDEKEFQQHFPTTLGVSHIAFAVENIEVVVAKLKKSGAELLGEIKTYENIIKLCYVRGPEGIVLELAEKIS; encoded by the coding sequence GTGATTCGAAGAATTGATCATGTAGGCGTAATCGTAAACGATCTCGCAGCTGCTAAAGATTTCTTCCTCAATTTAGGGCTAGATGTGCTGGGGGAAGCAGAGGTAGATGTAGAAGTAGAATGGATTGAACGAGAAATGGGCCTTACTGACTTTAGAAAAATGATTGTAATGTTAGGAACGCAAGACGGGGAGACAACATTGGAGTTAGTCAAATTCCACACACTTTCTGATGAAAAAGAATTTCAACAACATTTTCCAACGACTCTAGGTGTCAGTCATATTGCATTTGCTGTTGAAAATATTGAAGTCGTTGTTGCCAAGTTGAAAAAGAGTGGTGCAGAATTGCTTGGAGAGATAAAAACCTACGAAAACATTATAAAATTATGTTACGTCCGTGGGCCGGAAGGAATTGTATTAGAATTGGCAGAAAAGATCAGTTGA
- the hpaB gene encoding 4-hydroxyphenylacetate 3-monooxygenase, oxygenase component, with translation MGAIDGEGFIKRIDQLKTQIWLDGELVKEPISQHKAFKGVLKTKASLYDLQWQPDLVDEMTFESPATKERIGISFLQPRMKEDLHRRRKMIEQWARVSCGLLGRSPDYLNTVITSFACSTDYLKDKENCFPDHIHSLYTRARENDLSFTHTFITPQVNRSRAYFETSDEPIAAKIVGKTTDGLIIKGARLLATQGGLTDEVLVFSSPTLYCEPEESFAFSIPSDTPGLKFICRESFVGGDSHFNYPLSSRFEEIDSVVVFDNVLVPWECVFFHSDTQVASEFFGASAFHPFTVHQVVTRQIVKTEFMLGVAELLVQTINVGEYLHIQEKLAEIIMSLETMKALLAQSELDAQLDSSGFMRPSLTPLQVASNIFPRISPHFSEIIQLIGASGMVTLPSERDFQSAIAPDLAHYLQAAYRPAEERVKIFRLAWDLTMSAFGTRQTQYERYFFGDPVRSASHLYRSYAKDTGMQMIEKLIGFPNQK, from the coding sequence ATGGGGGCAATTGATGGTGAAGGGTTTATCAAACGAATTGATCAGTTGAAAACGCAAATCTGGCTTGACGGCGAATTAGTGAAAGAACCGATTTCACAACATAAAGCTTTTAAAGGGGTCCTCAAGACGAAAGCATCCCTTTATGATTTGCAATGGCAACCCGATTTAGTAGATGAAATGACTTTCGAATCGCCCGCAACGAAAGAGCGGATCGGCATATCCTTTTTACAGCCGCGGATGAAAGAGGATTTGCATAGACGAAGAAAGATGATTGAACAGTGGGCGCGGGTATCTTGCGGCCTGCTCGGCAGAAGTCCCGATTACTTAAATACCGTCATTACTAGTTTTGCGTGCTCGACGGACTACTTGAAAGACAAGGAAAACTGCTTTCCTGACCATATCCACTCGCTTTACACCCGCGCGAGGGAGAACGATCTATCGTTCACACATACATTCATCACACCCCAAGTGAACCGCTCACGGGCATATTTCGAAACGTCAGATGAACCAATTGCAGCTAAAATTGTCGGTAAGACGACTGACGGACTCATTATTAAAGGCGCCCGGTTGCTTGCGACTCAAGGTGGGTTAACCGACGAAGTACTCGTTTTTAGTTCTCCGACACTGTACTGTGAACCTGAAGAATCATTTGCATTTTCAATTCCGTCCGATACACCGGGTTTGAAGTTCATTTGCAGAGAATCATTTGTTGGCGGAGATTCGCATTTCAACTACCCACTTAGTTCCCGGTTCGAAGAGATCGATTCAGTTGTTGTGTTTGATAATGTGCTCGTCCCTTGGGAATGTGTCTTCTTTCATTCCGACACGCAAGTTGCCTCGGAATTTTTCGGTGCTAGTGCTTTTCATCCTTTCACGGTCCATCAAGTTGTTACAAGACAAATCGTCAAAACAGAATTTATGCTCGGTGTTGCGGAGTTACTCGTACAAACGATTAACGTCGGTGAGTACTTACATATCCAGGAGAAACTCGCTGAAATCATCATGTCACTCGAAACGATGAAAGCCCTGCTCGCTCAATCCGAACTGGACGCACAGCTCGACTCTTCCGGCTTCATGCGACCAAGTTTGACACCGTTGCAAGTGGCAAGCAATATCTTTCCAAGAATCAGCCCACATTTCAGTGAAATTATCCAGCTAATCGGTGCGAGTGGGATGGTGACGTTGCCGTCGGAACGAGATTTTCAGTCAGCTATCGCCCCTGACCTCGCTCACTATTTACAAGCCGCGTACAGACCCGCGGAAGAGCGTGTAAAGATTTTCAGGCTTGCCTGGGATCTTACGATGAGCGCATTCGGCACAAGACAAACCCAGTACGAACGGTACTTCTTCGGTGACCCTGTCCGTTCCGCCAGCCATCTATATCGATCCTATGCAAAAGATACCGGCATGCAAATGATTGAAAAGCTCATAGGTTTTCCGAATCAGAAATGA
- a CDS encoding DUF2500 domain-containing protein, which yields MGYNNFDNGLFDFAPIFITIVFIVVIGGILFTIVKGVGQWSTNNASPRLTVPAQVITKRTNTWGGSNDTSATTDYYITFQVESGDRMELKIAGSEYGMLAEGDFGLLTFQGTRYGGFERKV from the coding sequence ATGGGATACAATAATTTTGATAATGGTCTATTTGATTTTGCGCCGATTTTTATAACCATCGTCTTCATCGTCGTTATCGGAGGTATCCTATTCACCATTGTCAAAGGCGTTGGTCAATGGTCGACCAATAACGCTTCGCCACGCCTCACTGTACCTGCCCAAGTCATTACAAAAAGGACAAACACATGGGGTGGCAGCAACGATACATCCGCCACTACTGATTACTACATCACTTTCCAAGTTGAAAGTGGCGACCGTATGGAACTCAAAATAGCAGGCAGTGAATACGGCATGCTCGCGGAAGGAGACTTTGGCCTACTTACATTCCAAGGAACTCGGTATGGAGGATTTGAACGTAAGGTGTAG
- a CDS encoding VOC family protein: protein MDHVFDHIGIAVRSIDEALPFYINVLNGVVEDRYTSEATGVEVHVAVIRTDEKVIELLEPTNKNSPIARFIRQRGKGVHHIAYRVEDLDVAIANAREKGIRFLEDTLRTNARGRRLIYINPISTDGTLVELCSYPAK from the coding sequence ATGGATCATGTTTTCGATCATATTGGAATTGCCGTCAGAAGTATTGACGAGGCACTTCCTTTTTATATAAATGTGTTAAATGGTGTTGTTGAGGACCGTTATACGAGTGAAGCGACGGGCGTGGAAGTGCATGTGGCGGTCATTCGAACGGATGAGAAAGTGATTGAGTTGCTGGAGCCGACGAACAAGAATTCTCCGATTGCGCGGTTTATTAGACAACGAGGGAAAGGCGTTCACCATATTGCGTACCGGGTTGAAGACTTAGATGTAGCAATTGCGAATGCGCGGGAAAAGGGAATACGATTCCTTGAGGATACATTGCGTACGAATGCGCGCGGCAGAAGACTAATTTACATCAACCCGATTTCAACGGATGGGACACTCGTCGAACTTTGCAGCTATCCAGCGAAATAA
- a CDS encoding CueP family metal-binding protein, protein MKRKMYVLLVLVLALVVGCSSESGKGETENLNSDEMKKLVHDYTVRNVTAASASITSEELIVTDENKNVTTYKLPEDEFFVSIAPFVNQTHPCDNHSLTGCQGELVEEEFTVQIQDSNGTIILDEKKQTEANGFIDLWLPRNETFTVTISNDQKQAISEIANGDNTCITTMQLS, encoded by the coding sequence ATGAAGCGTAAAATGTATGTACTCTTAGTACTTGTTCTGGCTTTAGTAGTCGGGTGTAGTAGTGAAAGTGGAAAAGGTGAAACAGAGAATTTGAATTCAGATGAAATGAAGAAATTAGTCCACGATTATACCGTTAGAAATGTTACAGCTGCATCTGCGTCAATTACTTCGGAGGAATTGATTGTGACGGATGAAAACAAGAACGTGACAACGTATAAGCTACCGGAAGACGAGTTTTTCGTATCGATTGCACCATTTGTAAATCAAACGCATCCTTGTGACAATCATAGTTTAACGGGATGCCAAGGTGAGCTTGTCGAAGAAGAGTTTACGGTTCAAATCCAAGACTCTAATGGCACGATTATCCTTGATGAAAAGAAGCAGACAGAAGCAAATGGATTTATTGACTTATGGCTACCACGTAATGAGACATTTACGGTAACGATTTCAAACGATCAGAAACAAGCAATATCAGAAATCGCTAATGGCGATAACACGTGCATTACGACTATGCAGTTGAGTTAA
- a CDS encoding dihydropteridine reductase, whose protein sequence is MQIYWTKISQIIDETLEVKTYLLDCPADFTWEEGSHTHFALEGFNTGEKPNRGLIRHMSISTLPHENLIGITTRIKEQCSEFKSILRTLQVGDEVAIFKTHSNVPLKREDKNVYLLSSGVGLATFRPLVLEYMKRDDNVGHIHSLNVDSSKDFLFQDVFNTATDNKMTAKFVENRKDYYEEVKQLATDKEGLFYVVGSDEFLMQNIEVLFEQGIKPEQIMLDKHEHKLPEFLTPAMSI, encoded by the coding sequence ATGCAAATTTATTGGACGAAAATTAGTCAAATCATTGATGAAACGCTTGAAGTTAAAACATACTTGCTCGACTGTCCGGCGGATTTTACATGGGAAGAAGGATCCCACACACACTTTGCACTTGAAGGATTTAATACGGGAGAAAAACCAAATCGCGGGTTAATCCGTCATATGTCCATCTCGACGTTACCACATGAAAATTTGATTGGAATCACAACGCGTATTAAGGAGCAATGTTCTGAATTCAAATCGATACTACGAACGCTTCAGGTTGGTGATGAAGTTGCGATATTTAAGACGCACTCAAATGTACCGTTGAAAAGGGAAGACAAAAATGTCTACTTGTTGTCTTCAGGTGTTGGACTAGCCACTTTCAGGCCACTTGTACTCGAGTATATGAAGCGTGATGACAATGTGGGGCATATCCATTCCTTGAATGTCGATTCATCAAAAGATTTCCTGTTTCAAGATGTTTTCAACACTGCGACTGACAATAAGATGACGGCGAAGTTCGTTGAAAATCGCAAAGATTATTATGAAGAAGTGAAACAACTTGCCACGGACAAGGAAGGACTCTTCTACGTCGTCGGAAGTGATGAATTCCTCATGCAAAATATTGAAGTACTGTTTGAGCAAGGCATTAAACCCGAACAGATTATGCTCGACAAGCATGAACATAAACTACCTGAGTTTTTAACACCAGCGATGTCCATTTAA
- a CDS encoding ArsR/SmtB family transcription factor has translation MSEDKQERDVYVAVADPTRRKLLHLLAEAGELPLYELTAEFQMGRTAVSKHLAILKEAGLVTVRKVGRETRYQINAAPLQEIKDWVSFYENFWIDKVSQLKKMLSEE, from the coding sequence TTGAGCGAAGACAAACAAGAACGTGATGTTTATGTAGCTGTCGCTGATCCAACAAGACGAAAATTGCTACATTTGTTGGCGGAGGCAGGGGAGTTACCTCTGTACGAACTAACAGCGGAATTTCAAATGGGACGTACTGCAGTTTCTAAACATTTGGCCATCCTGAAAGAAGCTGGTCTGGTTACTGTTCGTAAGGTTGGAAGGGAAACAAGGTATCAAATAAATGCAGCCCCATTGCAAGAAATTAAAGACTGGGTATCCTTTTACGAAAATTTTTGGATAGACAAAGTATCGCAGTTGAAAAAAATGTTATCGGAGGAATAG
- a CDS encoding YhgE/Pip domain-containing protein yields MKRSFMKEAVSMRNSWTIYKNDLRSLSRNWVALILVGGLTFLPSLYAWLNIYASWDPYAQTGQLPVAVVNEDTGAMIRQQRIDVGGQLIDSLKKNKDMDWHFTTRQQAMNGVEYGDYFAVLFIPKDFSEKLGTVVSGNPQRAEIDYYVNEKLNSIAPKITEKGASVVVDKVSSQFVATVNEVIFNLFNTLGVEIQNELPDIERFENYIFDIEKKLPDIYNTLTGTQNDVKSAQSLMQKAHGMIPSVKQSVTEGLGTIDSTLTFLHKAETRLDELSPSIKKDLDKASKISNDVNDFLQNVNTVALDFTELDATKQRIDERMTEAITLVATVQDDLEWLQQLASSAVTDEGANEGNGTNVARHERLVTAIERTGDLKRLMEETQSNARNLNDLLGGKEEQLKQTLKDLQEITENTRVNLAQFVKEYKQTIEPTVLAETKRAKGTLQQGRSTLLQVQSTLPEVERILNNTSANVTKGQQTLDKVLGEYPYVSEKVKLMANRIRKVQDETDLHEIIRLLQNDPQAERSFFEQPITMQEHKLFKIKNYGTGMTPFYTVLSIWVGCLLLISLLSTDAEHRLDAKPRQVYLGKLMTFMTIGLLQTAIITFGDLFLLKVETQSPVLFVLFGLLISVVFMLIVYTLVSLFGDVGKAMAIVMLVLQIAGSGGTYPVVLLPSFFQWINPALPFTYAIDLMREAVGGIVWQRATTDIIFLAITGTVFMLIGFFLKKVINRKTHQLLEKSRESGLFH; encoded by the coding sequence ATGAAGAGATCATTTATGAAAGAGGCGGTCAGCATGCGGAACAGTTGGACAATCTATAAAAACGACTTGCGGAGTTTAAGCCGGAACTGGGTAGCACTCATCCTCGTAGGGGGGCTCACTTTTCTACCGTCGCTATATGCGTGGCTCAATATCTATGCATCCTGGGACCCGTATGCCCAAACAGGTCAGCTTCCGGTCGCCGTTGTCAATGAAGATACCGGTGCCATGATACGCCAACAACGCATCGATGTAGGCGGACAGCTCATCGATTCACTGAAAAAGAATAAGGATATGGACTGGCATTTCACTACACGTCAACAAGCGATGAATGGTGTCGAATATGGTGATTACTTTGCAGTGCTGTTCATTCCAAAAGATTTTTCCGAAAAACTAGGGACCGTCGTTTCAGGGAATCCGCAACGGGCGGAAATCGATTATTATGTGAATGAAAAGCTGAATTCCATTGCGCCAAAAATCACTGAAAAAGGTGCAAGCGTCGTTGTCGACAAAGTGAGCAGCCAGTTTGTCGCGACAGTGAATGAAGTGATTTTCAACTTATTCAATACATTAGGTGTGGAAATTCAAAACGAGCTGCCCGATATCGAACGGTTTGAAAACTACATATTTGACATCGAGAAAAAACTTCCCGACATTTACAACACGCTGACGGGGACGCAAAATGACGTTAAATCCGCGCAAAGCTTGATGCAGAAAGCCCACGGGATGATTCCCTCTGTGAAGCAGTCCGTTACTGAAGGACTTGGGACGATCGATAGTACACTCACCTTCCTACATAAAGCAGAAACACGGCTTGACGAACTGTCCCCATCAATTAAAAAGGACTTGGATAAAGCATCGAAGATTTCCAATGACGTGAACGACTTTTTACAGAATGTGAATACCGTTGCACTCGATTTCACGGAATTGGATGCAACGAAACAGCGTATCGATGAACGGATGACGGAAGCGATTACGCTCGTTGCGACTGTGCAGGACGACCTAGAATGGCTGCAACAACTTGCTTCTTCTGCGGTAACCGATGAGGGAGCCAACGAAGGGAATGGAACGAATGTAGCCCGACATGAACGGTTGGTAACCGCCATCGAGCGGACGGGTGATTTGAAAAGATTGATGGAAGAAACGCAAAGCAATGCACGGAACTTGAATGACTTGCTTGGCGGCAAGGAGGAACAGCTCAAACAGACATTGAAAGACTTGCAAGAGATTACAGAGAACACCCGCGTCAACTTAGCCCAATTCGTCAAAGAGTATAAGCAGACGATCGAACCGACTGTACTTGCAGAAACGAAACGTGCAAAAGGGACATTACAGCAAGGACGGTCTACATTGCTACAAGTTCAATCAACACTTCCTGAAGTGGAGCGCATCTTGAACAACACTTCTGCAAATGTCACCAAAGGCCAACAAACACTCGATAAAGTGCTTGGAGAATATCCATATGTATCAGAGAAAGTGAAACTGATGGCGAACCGGATTCGCAAAGTTCAGGACGAAACGGATTTGCACGAAATCATCCGTCTGCTGCAAAATGATCCGCAAGCGGAACGCAGCTTCTTTGAACAACCCATTACGATGCAAGAACATAAACTATTCAAGATTAAAAACTATGGAACCGGGATGACACCGTTCTACACAGTATTGTCAATTTGGGTCGGTTGCCTGCTGCTCATCTCGCTTCTGTCAACGGATGCCGAACATCGTCTCGATGCAAAGCCACGTCAAGTCTATCTCGGTAAACTTATGACATTCATGACAATTGGACTTCTGCAAACGGCCATCATTACGTTTGGCGATTTGTTCCTCCTTAAAGTTGAAACACAAAGCCCCGTCTTGTTCGTCTTATTCGGGCTCCTCATCAGCGTCGTGTTCATGCTGATTGTTTACACACTCGTAAGCCTGTTCGGCGACGTCGGAAAAGCGATGGCCATCGTCATGCTCGTCCTACAAATTGCAGGATCAGGCGGCACCTATCCTGTCGTGTTGCTGCCTTCATTCTTCCAGTGGATCAACCCAGCACTACCCTTCACATACGCTATCGACCTGATGCGCGAAGCTGTCGGGGGAATCGTCTGGCAACGTGCAACAACCGATATAATCTTCCTTGCCATCACGGGTACGGTGTTCATGCTAATTGGCTTCTTCCTGAAGAAAGTCATCAACCGCAAAACACATCAACTGCTCGAGAAATCGAGAGAGTCAGGATTATTCCACTAA
- a CDS encoding VOC family protein translates to MKNVKPFLMFQGGVAEEAMNYYTSLIEDSEITSISRYGADGPGKEGTVIQAEFSLKGQEFMCIDSHVDHEFDFTPSFSIYLTCETEEEIDSLYEKMMQNGTALMPLNNYGFSKKFGWLNDQFGVSWQLNLPE, encoded by the coding sequence ATGAAGAACGTAAAACCATTTTTAATGTTTCAAGGTGGTGTTGCTGAAGAAGCGATGAACTACTACACATCACTCATCGAGGATTCGGAAATCACGAGCATTTCTCGCTATGGAGCTGACGGACCTGGTAAAGAAGGGACAGTTATACAAGCGGAGTTTTCGTTAAAAGGGCAAGAGTTCATGTGTATCGATAGCCATGTCGACCATGAGTTTGACTTTACACCATCATTTTCTATCTATCTAACGTGTGAGACAGAAGAGGAAATTGATAGCCTTTATGAAAAAATGATGCAAAATGGCACAGCACTTATGCCATTAAATAACTACGGGTTCAGCAAGAAATTCGGATGGCTGAATGATCAGTTTGGCGTATCCTGGCAGTTGAACTTACCCGAATAA